From the Bacteroidia bacterium genome, the window CTTAGTGCATTGCGATGCGAATTGGCAACCTTCTGATTTGCATCCGATGGATTATTTGAATGGTTTTACACAAGATCAAATTATTGATTACGCCTACTCTTACAATACGTTGCAACATTATACGCATTACAATTTAATTTTCCCAAATGAGAATATGCAAATTACTAAATCTGGAAATTATTTATTAGAAGTTTATACCGATAATGATCCAGACAGTCTCGTTTTCACAAAACGTTTTATGGTGTTTGAACAAAAAGTAACGGTGAACGCGCAAGTAACAAAACCCGTAGATGCGAACGATATGTATTACAAACAAGCTGTTAAATTTTCCATTGATTATACCGGTTATAATATTGCAGATCCTTACGGAAGTTTGACCGTAGTAATTACTCAAAATGGACGCTGGGATAATGCCATCAGCACGCTAAAACCTTTGTACATAAAAGAAAATTTTTTAGATTACAATTATGATCAAGACAATGAGTTTACAGGAGATAACGAGTTTCGGCATTTCGATTTGCAAAGTTTGCGCTATAAAACAGATCGCATTTCCGTCATTAATTTAGATTCGAATAAACACAATCAAGTTTTTCTTACAGACGATGAAACCCGTAATTTCAAACGCTATTTTTCCGATGCCGATATCAACGGAAATTACCTCATAAAAACACACGATGGCACCAACAGCGAATTAGAAAGTGAATATGTAAATGTCCATTTTTTTCTCCCTTACGATGCTCCTATAACGGATGGGAATTTATATGTTTTTGGCGCTTTATCCGCGTGGCAATGTACCGACGATTGTAAAATGAATTATGATTATAAAGCTCATGGATACACACTTTCCATGTATCTAAAACAAGGTTATTACAATTACGAATATGTTTTTTTGAAGGATGGAAGTACTGCTGCGGATGCCACTTTGATTGAAGGAATGCACTACGAAACGGAGAATGACTATACCATTTATGTTTACAATCGTCCGCTGGGTAGCACCTATGATCAGCTGATTGCCGTAAAAAAAATAAATTCAGTGAAGCTGAAGTAATTTTCAGCTACTCGAAAATTAATTTTCTATTTTTGTTTTTATGATGACAAATCGCCAACTCTTTTTGCAACATTTAGCACCCACCAGCGATGCGCCACTTGCACTGGAAATAAAAAAAGCAAAAGGAATTTATTTGTACGGTACGCAGAAAAAAAAATACATGGATTTAATTTCTGGCATCAGCGTAAGTA encodes:
- a CDS encoding DUF5103 domain-containing protein, which produces MKKINFIFFFLLLFHLSSKGFEKIIFRHTNNISALEKNNFISEKDSGNQYFNANYLRYSDHIYKSNIRTVELYEKSWELSPPLIQLNSEQRLKLSFDDLDGDMKSYSYTLVHCDANWQPSDLHPMDYLNGFTQDQIIDYAYSYNTLQHYTHYNLIFPNENMQITKSGNYLLEVYTDNDPDSLVFTKRFMVFEQKVTVNAQVTKPVDANDMYYKQAVKFSIDYTGYNIADPYGSLTVVITQNGRWDNAISTLKPLYIKENFLDYNYDQDNEFTGDNEFRHFDLQSLRYKTDRISVINLDSNKHNQVFLTDDETRNFKRYFSDADINGNYLIKTHDGTNSELESEYVNVHFFLPYDAPITDGNLYVFGALSAWQCTDDCKMNYDYKAHGYTLSMYLKQGYYNYEYVFLKDGSTAADATLIEGMHYETENDYTIYVYNRPLGSTYDQLIAVKKINSVKLK